One genomic segment of Verrucomicrobiia bacterium includes these proteins:
- the lpdA gene encoding dihydrolipoyl dehydrogenase: MEPINTEVVVIGAGPGGYAAAFYAADMGKQVVLVEREKRLGGVCLNRGCIPSKALLHATHQIASAEEGAHRGITFARPTVDLDKLRAWKESILTKLGGGVAQLAKMRKVQVVTGRGYFEDSNTLRVESAEGNQFIKFQKAIVAVGSKPAMPRTFDLGNPRIMTSTEALEVEDIPAKLLVIGGGYIGMELGTVYARLGSEVVVAEALENVLAGADQDLARPVVMAAKKAFKEIRTKAKVLSMATAGKQIKVVMEHEGQQFTELYDRVLVSVGRSAAGEDLGLENTKVVRDDRGFVEVNSHQQTADPSIYAIGDIAGGIMLAHKAHKEARIAVENICGEHSAFEKIVIPAVVFTDPELAWAGLTEAEAKAQGIKVEVAKFPWAASGRALSFDRTDGLTKLLIDPETERILGAGIVGHNAGELIAEATVLIEMGATAKDLALTVHAHPTLSETLMEAAEIFYGHATHAIAKRKAAAHA; encoded by the coding sequence ATGGAACCCATCAACACTGAAGTCGTAGTCATTGGTGCCGGCCCGGGCGGCTATGCGGCGGCGTTTTACGCCGCGGACATGGGCAAGCAGGTTGTGCTCGTCGAGCGCGAGAAACGCCTCGGCGGCGTCTGTCTGAATCGCGGCTGCATTCCCTCCAAGGCACTCCTGCACGCGACCCATCAAATTGCCTCGGCCGAGGAGGGCGCGCACCGCGGCATCACCTTTGCCAGGCCAACGGTGGACCTCGACAAGCTGCGGGCGTGGAAGGAATCCATTCTCACCAAGCTCGGGGGTGGCGTGGCACAACTGGCCAAGATGCGCAAGGTGCAGGTCGTCACCGGCCGCGGGTATTTTGAAGATTCCAACACGCTGCGCGTGGAATCAGCCGAAGGGAATCAGTTCATCAAATTCCAGAAGGCCATCGTGGCGGTCGGTTCCAAGCCGGCCATGCCCCGCACCTTCGACCTCGGCAACCCGCGCATCATGACGTCCACCGAGGCGCTCGAAGTGGAGGACATCCCGGCGAAGCTGCTCGTCATTGGCGGCGGCTACATCGGCATGGAACTCGGCACGGTTTACGCCCGCCTGGGAAGCGAAGTCGTCGTCGCCGAGGCGCTGGAAAATGTGCTGGCGGGCGCGGATCAAGACCTGGCGCGGCCCGTGGTCATGGCCGCCAAAAAGGCGTTCAAGGAAATCCGCACCAAGGCCAAGGTGCTCAGCATGGCCACCGCCGGAAAGCAGATCAAAGTGGTCATGGAACACGAGGGCCAGCAGTTCACCGAGTTGTATGACCGCGTGTTGGTGTCCGTCGGACGCAGCGCCGCGGGCGAAGATCTGGGACTCGAAAACACCAAGGTCGTGCGGGATGACCGGGGGTTTGTCGAGGTCAATTCCCATCAGCAAACGGCCGATCCCAGCATTTATGCCATCGGGGACATTGCCGGCGGCATCATGCTCGCGCACAAGGCGCACAAGGAAGCGCGCATCGCCGTTGAAAACATCTGCGGCGAACACTCCGCCTTCGAGAAGATTGTCATTCCCGCTGTCGTGTTCACCGATCCCGAACTGGCCTGGGCCGGCCTGACGGAGGCCGAGGCCAAGGCGCAGGGCATCAAGGTCGAAGTGGCCAAGTTCCCGTGGGCGGCTTCCGGACGGGCCTTGTCCTTTGACCGGACCGATGGCCTCACCAAGCTGCTCATCGATCCCGAAACGGAACGCATCCTCGGCGCCGGCATCGTGGGACACAACGCGGGGGAATTGATTGCCGAAGCCACCGTGCTCATCGAAATGGGCGCCACGGCCAAGGATCTGGCGCTGACGGTGCACGCCCATCCGACGCTTTCCGAGACCTTGATGGAGGCGGCGGAAATCTTCTACGGCCACGCCACGCACGCCATCGCCAAACGCAAGGCGGCGGCGCACGCTTGA
- a CDS encoding 2-oxo acid dehydrogenase subunit E2 gives MDFKLPKLGEGADSGVVVNLFVKEGDTVTKDQSVLELESEKAVATVPSTVAGMVTKIYVKPGDKISVGARIFSVGDASGTAATPASPSVAVTATPVAPVAPAPTTPAAGAPMAFAAPTPGGPPPAAAPSIRKLAADLGIDLTRVRGAGRGGRIELEDLRNFIAYLQQLAFAPRAGEPAVAAPKPPMEQIDFSKWGPVLKKPVTPLRKTIARRMAENWNVIPHVTQFDEADITGLLELRKKYVKAYEAKGAKLTVTSILLKAVADTLRKHPIFNSSLDEVTDEIVLKEYIHIGIAVDTEAGLIVPVIRDANKKSIFELSKELEEVGRKARERKVSGDELKGGSFTISNQGAIGGGHFTPIVNKPEVAILGLGKGSLKAVVRDGKIESRMLLPLSVSYDHRVIDGGNAARFTVDLVNAIQAIGDADVKL, from the coding sequence ATGGATTTCAAACTCCCTAAACTTGGTGAAGGCGCCGACAGCGGCGTGGTGGTCAACCTCTTCGTGAAGGAGGGGGACACCGTGACCAAGGACCAGTCCGTTCTCGAACTCGAAAGCGAAAAGGCCGTCGCCACCGTGCCTTCCACGGTCGCCGGCATGGTGACAAAAATTTACGTCAAACCGGGCGACAAGATTTCCGTGGGAGCCCGGATCTTTTCCGTAGGCGATGCCAGCGGGACCGCCGCGACACCGGCCTCCCCATCGGTTGCCGTGACGGCGACACCGGTGGCACCCGTGGCCCCGGCGCCGACCACTCCCGCAGCCGGCGCACCCATGGCCTTCGCGGCTCCCACTCCCGGCGGGCCGCCGCCTGCGGCGGCTCCGTCCATTCGGAAGCTGGCGGCCGACCTGGGCATTGATTTGACCCGCGTGCGGGGCGCGGGACGCGGGGGGCGCATCGAACTTGAAGATCTGCGCAACTTTATTGCCTACCTGCAACAACTGGCCTTTGCGCCGAGGGCAGGGGAACCGGCGGTGGCCGCGCCCAAGCCGCCGATGGAGCAAATCGATTTCTCCAAGTGGGGGCCAGTGTTGAAGAAACCCGTGACGCCCCTGCGCAAGACGATTGCCCGGCGCATGGCAGAAAACTGGAACGTCATTCCGCACGTGACGCAGTTCGACGAGGCCGACATCACGGGCCTGCTTGAGTTGCGCAAGAAATACGTCAAGGCCTACGAGGCCAAGGGCGCGAAACTGACTGTCACATCCATCCTCCTGAAGGCCGTGGCAGACACGTTGCGCAAACACCCGATTTTCAACAGCAGCCTTGACGAGGTGACCGACGAAATCGTCCTCAAGGAATACATTCACATCGGCATTGCGGTGGATACCGAAGCCGGGCTGATCGTTCCCGTCATTCGCGACGCCAACAAGAAGAGCATTTTCGAACTGTCGAAGGAGCTCGAAGAGGTCGGGCGGAAAGCGCGCGAACGCAAGGTTTCCGGCGACGAACTGAAAGGCGGCTCGTTCACCATCTCCAACCAGGGCGCGATCGGCGGCGGTCATTTCACGCCGATTGTCAACAAGCCGGAGGTGGCCATTCTGGGCTTGGGCAAGGGCAGCCTGAAGGCCGTGGTGCGCGACGGCAAGATCGAAAGCCGCATGCTGCTGCCCCTTTCGGTCAGCTACGATCACCGCGTCATTGACGGTGGCAACGCCGCGCGGTTTACCGTGGACCTGGTCAATGCAATTCAGGCCATCGGCGATGCCGACGTAAAACTTTAA
- the aceE gene encoding pyruvate dehydrogenase (acetyl-transferring), homodimeric type, which translates to MVKPDNKDQKASAAAQNTAGKWFDAVASLLELAAQTEGPEKTARLAGGLLERLRSQGIDAPKPVSTPYINTIPVDQQPEFPGDIEMERAIKSHIRWNAMAMVVRANHATNVGGHISSFASSASLYEVAFNHFFRGPTDTFAGDQIYFQGHAAPGVYARAFLEGRLDEKKLDNFRQELAEGGGLSSYPHPYLMPDFWQFPTVSMGLGPISSIYQARFNRYLKARGFMAGDEPKVWAFVGDGESDEPETLGALTLASREHLDNLVWVVNCNLQRLDGPVRGNGKIIQELEAAFRGAGWNVIKVIWGSDWDELLAADASGLLVKRMGEVVDGDYQKYTVEPGSYTRKHFFGKYPELLNLVNHLTDDQIRKLLRGGHDVKKVYAAYKAAMDHRGTPTVILAKTVKGYGLGEAGEGKNISHQQKKLNEKELREFRARFEVPISDDEIAEMPFYRPPADSEETKYLLKRRKALGGFLPQRRLVAPPLDVPKVDYLGEMLKGSGKLEASTTMAFVRLLSLLLKHKEIGRRIVPIIPDEARTFGLDALFREIGIYAHKGQLYEPVDRKSLLYYMEKKDGQILEEGITEAGSMASFVAAGTAYASHGVHMLPFYIYYSMFGLQRVGDQFWLAGDIKAKGFLLGATAGRTTLNGEGLQHQDGHSLLHASTIPTLLAYDPSFAYELAVIIADGMKRMYHDGEDIFYYLSLYNENYAMPAMPEGAEEGILRGLYKFKAGPEGLKHKAQIFGSGPIIHSALKAQHILADKYGVSADVWSATSYKRLRNEALLARRWNMFHPTETPRQSYLEATLAKEKGPFVAVSDNLKTVADQIAPWVPGGLTTLGTDGFGRSDVRARLRRFFEVDAECTVVATLYALAQRGDVPAKLVGQAIKDLGVDPDKAFPQIV; encoded by the coding sequence ATGGTGAAACCGGATAACAAAGACCAAAAGGCTTCTGCAGCGGCTCAAAACACGGCCGGCAAATGGTTTGACGCCGTGGCGTCACTGCTGGAACTCGCCGCGCAAACGGAAGGCCCGGAAAAAACGGCCCGGCTTGCGGGCGGTCTGCTGGAACGCCTGCGCAGCCAGGGCATCGATGCCCCCAAGCCGGTCAGCACGCCCTACATCAACACCATTCCGGTGGACCAGCAGCCCGAGTTCCCGGGCGACATCGAAATGGAGCGGGCCATCAAATCCCACATTCGGTGGAACGCCATGGCGATGGTTGTGCGCGCCAACCACGCCACGAACGTGGGGGGGCACATTTCCAGTTTTGCCTCGTCCGCGTCGCTTTACGAAGTCGCCTTCAACCATTTCTTTCGCGGCCCGACGGACACGTTCGCCGGTGACCAGATTTATTTCCAGGGCCACGCCGCGCCGGGCGTCTATGCGCGGGCCTTTCTCGAAGGGCGGCTGGACGAAAAGAAGCTCGACAATTTCCGGCAGGAACTGGCCGAAGGCGGCGGGCTTTCCAGCTATCCGCATCCTTACCTGATGCCGGATTTCTGGCAGTTCCCCACCGTCTCCATGGGGCTGGGGCCGATTTCATCCATTTATCAGGCGCGGTTCAACCGTTACCTCAAGGCCCGTGGTTTCATGGCGGGCGACGAGCCCAAGGTCTGGGCGTTTGTGGGTGACGGCGAGTCGGACGAGCCGGAAACGTTGGGCGCCCTCACGCTCGCGTCGCGCGAGCACCTCGACAACCTCGTCTGGGTGGTGAACTGCAATCTGCAGCGCCTTGACGGTCCGGTGCGCGGCAACGGCAAAATCATTCAGGAGCTTGAGGCCGCGTTTCGCGGCGCAGGCTGGAACGTCATCAAGGTCATCTGGGGCAGCGACTGGGACGAGTTGCTGGCGGCAGATGCGAGCGGCCTGCTCGTCAAGCGCATGGGCGAAGTCGTGGACGGTGATTATCAGAAATACACCGTCGAGCCCGGCAGCTACACGCGCAAACACTTCTTCGGCAAATATCCCGAGCTGCTCAACCTGGTAAATCACCTGACCGACGACCAGATCCGGAAATTATTGCGTGGCGGCCATGACGTGAAAAAGGTCTATGCCGCCTACAAGGCTGCGATGGACCACAGGGGGACGCCCACTGTGATTCTTGCGAAGACCGTCAAGGGCTACGGCCTTGGTGAAGCGGGTGAAGGCAAAAACATTTCACACCAGCAAAAAAAGCTGAACGAAAAGGAGCTTCGCGAATTTCGTGCGCGGTTCGAGGTGCCCATCAGCGACGACGAAATCGCCGAAATGCCGTTTTACCGCCCGCCCGCCGACAGCGAAGAGACCAAATACCTGCTCAAGCGGCGCAAGGCATTGGGCGGCTTTTTGCCGCAACGCCGCCTGGTTGCGCCGCCGCTGGATGTGCCCAAGGTCGATTACCTCGGCGAAATGCTCAAAGGTTCGGGCAAGCTGGAAGCCTCAACCACCATGGCCTTTGTCCGGCTGCTGAGCCTGCTGCTCAAGCACAAGGAAATTGGCCGTCGCATCGTGCCGATCATTCCCGACGAGGCGCGCACGTTCGGGCTCGACGCGCTCTTCCGCGAAATCGGCATCTACGCGCACAAGGGCCAGCTTTACGAGCCGGTGGATCGGAAGTCCTTGCTCTATTACATGGAGAAAAAGGACGGCCAGATTCTTGAAGAAGGCATCACCGAAGCGGGTTCGATGGCTTCCTTCGTGGCGGCCGGCACGGCCTACGCCAGCCACGGCGTCCACATGCTGCCGTTTTACATTTATTACTCGATGTTTGGTCTGCAGCGCGTGGGCGATCAGTTCTGGCTCGCCGGCGACATCAAGGCCAAGGGTTTCCTGCTCGGCGCCACCGCCGGCCGGACAACGTTGAACGGCGAAGGGCTTCAGCATCAGGACGGCCACAGCTTGCTGCATGCGAGCACGATTCCGACGTTGCTCGCTTACGATCCGTCGTTCGCCTACGAGCTGGCGGTGATCATCGCCGACGGCATGAAGCGGATGTATCACGACGGCGAGGACATCTTTTATTACCTCTCGCTCTACAACGAAAACTACGCGATGCCGGCGATGCCCGAGGGCGCCGAGGAAGGCATTTTGCGCGGACTTTACAAGTTCAAGGCCGGGCCGGAAGGATTGAAACACAAGGCGCAGATTTTCGGCAGCGGGCCCATCATTCATTCGGCGTTGAAGGCCCAGCACATTCTCGCGGACAAGTATGGCGTCAGTGCGGACGTGTGGAGCGCGACCAGTTACAAGCGGCTTCGCAACGAAGCCCTGCTGGCTCGGCGATGGAACATGTTCCACCCAACTGAAACCCCGCGGCAATCCTATCTGGAAGCGACGCTCGCAAAGGAAAAGGGCCCGTTCGTCGCCGTCTCGGACAACCTCAAGACGGTGGCGGATCAAATTGCGCCGTGGGTGCCGGGTGGGTTGACGACCCTGGGCACAGACGGCTTTGGCCGCAGCGACGTGCGCGCGCGGCTGCGCCGTTTCTTCGAGGTGGATGCCGAATGCACGGTCGTCGCCACGCTTTACGCCCTGGCGCAACGCGGCGATGTGCCCGCCAAACTCGTCGGCCAGGCCATCAAAGATCTTGGCGTGGATCCGGACAAGGCGTTCCCGCAAATCGTTTAA
- a CDS encoding lipoate--protein ligase family protein yields the protein MMKWLDVSLASPAENLALDEALLDAAEAATLGPCLRFWESPQPFVVLGYANRIATESNRAACGRLRVPVLRRCSGGGTVVQGPGVLNYALVLPVDVNAALASISGANRFIMERNAAALGQLVAQPVEVQGHTDLAIQGFKFSGNAQRRKRTHLLFHGAILLGLDIDLLEQVLPLPSLQPDYRHARSHRDFLRPLAATADDVKTALRQAWSAHAALDLDSDWPAWRERVQALVAEKYSCAGWNERI from the coding sequence ATGATGAAGTGGCTTGACGTTTCGCTGGCTTCTCCGGCGGAAAACCTGGCCCTCGATGAAGCGTTGCTCGACGCCGCCGAGGCGGCAACCTTGGGTCCCTGCCTGCGCTTCTGGGAATCCCCACAACCGTTCGTTGTGCTGGGTTATGCCAACCGCATCGCCACCGAATCGAACCGCGCCGCCTGCGGGCGCCTGCGGGTGCCGGTGTTGCGACGGTGCAGCGGTGGCGGCACCGTAGTGCAGGGCCCCGGTGTTTTGAACTACGCACTGGTGCTGCCGGTTGACGTAAATGCCGCGTTGGCCTCCATCAGCGGCGCGAACCGTTTCATCATGGAACGTAACGCGGCCGCGCTGGGACAGCTGGTTGCGCAGCCGGTCGAGGTCCAGGGCCACACCGATCTCGCCATTCAAGGGTTCAAGTTTTCCGGCAACGCCCAACGGCGCAAGCGCACGCACCTGCTCTTCCACGGGGCCATTCTGCTTGGGTTGGACATCGACCTCCTCGAGCAGGTGCTGCCCCTGCCCTCACTCCAGCCTGATTATCGCCACGCACGTTCTCATCGCGATTTTCTCCGGCCGTTGGCGGCCACGGCGGACGACGTCAAGACGGCCCTGCGGCAGGCCTGGTCGGCGCACGCGGCGTTGGATCTGGATTCGGACTGGCCGGCGTGGCGCGAACGCGTTCAGGCGCTGGTGGCGGAAAAGTATTCGTGCGCCGGGTGGAACGAGCGAATTTGA
- the lnt gene encoding apolipoprotein N-acyltransferase: MSETPAHRRPGFPYALAILGGALLALAFPNANVAGLAWIAPGVMLAAALGRSGAESFRLGYVAGLTFWLASLYWLLLIPATGFPILGWAALAGYLGLFQGVWVWLCWRCFPTTAAMQAAVRRHPDAGVREALQVFQAAPRRARLRWAILCAMSWVALEMLRARLLSGFPWSYLGVSQFQLTPLLQISAATGVYGVSFLVAWTSVSLLGAGLMLLQPQASRSALVGEVFLPFLTVAVIFATGYYHITHVPPPPREVRVTVVQPSIPQTMIWDSSADERRFAELLALTQNALSNDTDLLVWPEAAVPELNPDTYRAITNVAVAHRVWFIFGADDVQLRPGAVNDHDVMYFNAAWLLSPRGLMADTYHKRRLVMFGEYVPLARWLPFVKWLTPITGSYQAGTAPAQFSLRDLDVTASPLICFEDVFPHGVRDHVTEATDLLVNLTNDGWFGEGAEQWQHAANAVFRAVENGVPLVRACNNGLSCWVDPQGRLRNVLRDGHGTVYGRGFTTFNVALEPAPHRTTFYQRHGDVFGWACVAFTALAWLRRQFTRRRKS; the protein is encoded by the coding sequence TTGAGCGAAACACCCGCACATCGCCGACCTGGTTTCCCTTACGCGCTGGCCATTTTGGGCGGCGCTTTGCTGGCGCTGGCCTTTCCCAATGCCAACGTCGCCGGGCTCGCGTGGATTGCTCCCGGCGTGATGCTCGCTGCGGCGCTTGGCCGTTCAGGGGCGGAGAGCTTTCGCCTCGGCTACGTGGCCGGACTTACGTTCTGGCTGGCGTCGCTCTACTGGCTGCTGCTGATTCCGGCGACGGGTTTTCCGATTCTCGGCTGGGCGGCACTGGCCGGCTACCTCGGATTGTTTCAAGGCGTCTGGGTCTGGCTGTGCTGGCGTTGTTTTCCCACCACGGCCGCCATGCAAGCCGCCGTTCGCCGGCATCCCGACGCCGGCGTCCGCGAGGCGTTGCAGGTTTTTCAGGCCGCCCCGCGCCGGGCCCGGTTGCGCTGGGCGATTTTGTGCGCGATGAGCTGGGTCGCGTTGGAAATGCTGCGTGCCCGGCTGCTCAGCGGTTTTCCTTGGAGCTATTTGGGCGTCTCCCAGTTCCAACTCACGCCGCTGCTGCAAATCAGCGCCGCCACGGGCGTTTATGGCGTTTCCTTTCTGGTCGCCTGGACCTCGGTGAGCCTGCTGGGCGCCGGCTTGATGTTGCTGCAACCGCAGGCCAGCCGCTCGGCACTGGTGGGTGAAGTATTTCTCCCGTTTCTCACCGTGGCGGTCATTTTTGCCACCGGCTACTACCACATCACCCACGTCCCGCCGCCGCCGCGCGAAGTCCGCGTGACAGTGGTGCAACCCAGCATTCCGCAGACGATGATCTGGGACAGCAGCGCGGATGAACGGCGGTTCGCCGAACTGCTCGCACTGACGCAAAACGCCCTGAGCAACGACACCGATTTGCTGGTCTGGCCCGAGGCCGCCGTGCCCGAACTCAACCCGGACACCTACCGCGCCATCACCAACGTCGCCGTCGCCCACCGGGTGTGGTTCATTTTCGGCGCGGACGACGTGCAGCTCCGGCCGGGTGCGGTGAACGATCACGACGTGATGTATTTCAACGCCGCCTGGCTCCTGAGCCCGCGCGGATTGATGGCCGACACCTACCACAAGCGGCGCCTCGTCATGTTCGGTGAATATGTGCCGCTCGCCCGCTGGCTGCCATTCGTCAAATGGCTGACGCCCATCACCGGCAGCTACCAGGCCGGCACCGCTCCCGCGCAATTTTCCCTGCGCGACCTCGACGTCACCGCCTCGCCGCTGATTTGTTTTGAAGACGTTTTTCCGCACGGCGTGCGCGACCACGTCACGGAGGCAACCGACCTGCTGGTCAACCTGACGAACGACGGCTGGTTCGGCGAAGGCGCCGAGCAATGGCAGCACGCGGCCAACGCGGTTTTTCGCGCGGTGGAAAACGGCGTCCCGCTCGTGCGGGCCTGCAACAACGGCCTGAGCTGCTGGGTCGATCCGCAGGGCCGCCTGCGCAACGTGCTGCGGGATGGCCATGGCACCGTTTACGGCCGGGGCTTCACCACCTTCAACGTGGCGCTCGAACCGGCGCCCCACCGGACGACGTTCTATCAGCGGCACGGCGATGTGTTCGGCTGGGCGTGCGTGGCCTTCACCGCGCTGGCCTGGCTGCGCCGTCAATTCACGCGACGGCGCAAAAGTTGA
- a CDS encoding VOC family protein, which produces MIANTSAIDPAVRVGHVHLKVADLERALGFWHGVLGFAITQRFGRQAAFLSAGGYHHHIGLNTWESAGGAPPPPGSTGLYHVAILYPTRAQLADALRRLQAAGIALDGAADHGVSEALYLRDPDGNGVELYRDRPSAQWPRTAAGELAMFTRPLDLAGLLREPAGTAEARLA; this is translated from the coding sequence ATGATTGCAAATACTTCAGCCATCGATCCGGCCGTGCGGGTTGGTCACGTGCACCTGAAAGTGGCGGACCTCGAACGCGCGCTCGGGTTCTGGCACGGCGTGCTCGGATTTGCCATCACGCAGCGCTTCGGGCGGCAGGCGGCCTTCTTGTCCGCCGGCGGTTACCATCATCACATCGGTCTGAACACGTGGGAAAGTGCCGGGGGCGCGCCGCCGCCGCCGGGCAGCACGGGATTGTATCACGTGGCCATTCTGTATCCGACGCGGGCGCAACTGGCGGACGCGCTGCGCCGTTTACAGGCGGCGGGCATCGCACTGGACGGCGCCGCCGATCACGGCGTGAGCGAAGCGCTCTACCTGCGCGATCCGGATGGCAATGGCGTGGAACTGTATCGGGACCGCCCGTCCGCACAGTGGCCGCGGACTGCCGCCGGTGAGCTGGCGATGTTCACCCGGCCGCTGGATCTGGCGGGACTGTTGCGGGAACCAGCCGGAACCGCCGAAGCCCGTCTGGCATGA
- a CDS encoding DoxX family protein — MKALQLLFKPTDSCAPIIARLVLGGVMFPHGAQKMLGWFGGYGFSGTMNAFTGSMHIPAVFAFLAIMAEFAGSLALLLGLLSRVAAFGIGTVMVVAILTVHGANGFFMNWYGNQKGEGYEYHLLALGLAAIVLIHGAGKMSLDALITRKLTQRPA; from the coding sequence ATGAAAGCACTCCAACTCCTGTTCAAGCCGACCGACAGTTGCGCCCCCATCATTGCGCGGCTCGTGCTCGGCGGCGTCATGTTTCCGCACGGTGCCCAGAAGATGCTCGGCTGGTTCGGCGGCTATGGTTTCAGCGGCACAATGAACGCCTTCACCGGCTCGATGCACATTCCGGCCGTGTTTGCCTTCCTGGCCATCATGGCGGAATTCGCGGGCTCGTTGGCCCTGCTGCTCGGTCTGCTGAGCCGCGTCGCGGCCTTCGGCATTGGCACGGTGATGGTCGTGGCCATTCTGACCGTGCATGGCGCCAACGGGTTTTTCATGAACTGGTATGGGAACCAGAAGGGCGAAGGGTATGAGTATCACCTGCTGGCGCTCGGGCTGGCGGCGATTGTGTTGATCCACGGCGCCGGCAAAATGTCGCTCGACGCGCTCATCACCCGGAAGCTCACGCAACGACCGGCCTGA
- the wrbA gene encoding NAD(P)H:quinone oxidoreductase, producing MTKILVLYYSMYGHIETMAGAIAEGARSVDGVEVTVKRVPELMSAEAAQQYGAKVDQAASVASPKELGDYDAIIFGTPTRFGNMAAQMRNFLDQTGGLWVKGALVGKVGSVFTSTGTGGGNEATILTFIPTLLHHGMIYVGLPYACPDLADISELKGGSPYGAGTIAGADGSRQPSARELSMARYQGRHVAGIAAQLKKQS from the coding sequence ATGACCAAAATCCTCGTTCTCTATTATTCCATGTATGGCCACATTGAAACCATGGCCGGCGCGATCGCCGAAGGCGCACGTTCGGTGGATGGCGTCGAAGTCACCGTCAAGCGCGTGCCGGAATTGATGTCCGCCGAGGCTGCGCAGCAATACGGCGCCAAGGTGGACCAGGCCGCGTCCGTGGCGTCACCGAAGGAACTTGGCGACTACGACGCCATCATTTTCGGCACGCCCACGCGCTTCGGCAACATGGCGGCGCAGATGCGCAACTTCCTCGACCAGACAGGCGGCCTGTGGGTGAAGGGCGCGTTGGTGGGCAAGGTGGGCAGCGTTTTCACCAGCACCGGGACGGGCGGCGGCAACGAAGCCACCATCCTCACGTTCATCCCCACCTTGCTGCACCACGGCATGATTTACGTCGGGCTGCCTTACGCCTGCCCGGATCTCGCCGACATCAGCGAACTCAAGGGCGGTTCGCCCTACGGCGCGGGCACCATCGCCGGTGCGGACGGCTCACGGCAGCCCAGCGCCAGGGAATTGTCCATGGCGCGTTATCAAGGCCGCCACGTGGCCGGCATCGCCGCGCAACTGAAGAAGCAATCCTGA
- a CDS encoding pirin family protein, producing MMNIRKANERGHANHGWLDTYHTFSFADYYDPQWMGYRSLRVINDDLVMPGMGFGTHPHRDMEIITYILSGQLEHKDSMGNGRVIQTGDVQYMAAGTGVRHSEFNPSSEEAVRLLQIWIQPDTQGVKPRYAEKSFAKVAPGALHLVTSKTGRDGSIAIHQDADLWLAKLNAGQSVTHELASGRHAWVHVAEGEVKLNGRTLSGGDAAAVSGQATLEVSGTKPAQVLLFDLN from the coding sequence ATGATGAACATTCGAAAAGCCAACGAACGGGGCCACGCGAATCACGGGTGGCTGGACACCTACCACACCTTCAGCTTCGCGGATTATTATGATCCGCAGTGGATGGGCTACCGCAGCCTGCGCGTCATCAACGACGACCTCGTGATGCCGGGCATGGGCTTCGGCACGCATCCGCACCGCGACATGGAGATCATCACCTACATCCTGAGCGGCCAGTTGGAGCACAAGGATTCGATGGGCAATGGCCGCGTCATCCAGACCGGCGACGTGCAATACATGGCCGCCGGCACCGGGGTGCGGCACAGCGAATTCAACCCCTCAAGCGAAGAGGCCGTGCGCCTGCTGCAAATCTGGATTCAGCCCGACACGCAGGGCGTGAAGCCGCGTTATGCGGAAAAGTCGTTCGCCAAGGTCGCACCGGGCGCGCTGCATCTCGTGACGAGCAAGACGGGCCGCGATGGCTCCATCGCCATCCATCAGGACGCGGATCTCTGGCTTGCCAAGTTGAATGCGGGCCAGTCCGTGACGCACGAACTGGCGTCCGGCCGGCACGCCTGGGTGCACGTGGCCGAGGGGGAGGTGAAGCTGAATGGCCGGACGCTCAGCGGCGGCGACGCGGCCGCAGTCAGCGGTCAGGCAACGCTCGAAGTCAGCGGCACCAAACCCGCACAGGTGCTATTGTTTGACCTGAATTGA